The Cucumis melo cultivar AY chromosome 6, USDA_Cmelo_AY_1.0, whole genome shotgun sequence genome includes a region encoding these proteins:
- the LOC107990965 gene encoding glycine-rich protein 23-like produces MDNPALGGGDDGGDGPGAGAGGGEDIGPGLSLGGDGGLSGIGPGAGLSSIGGGDAIIGGGVAEGVAAGGVEMLGGGEAAGGGVVGGSATGGGVDGGGAAEEAGPGEGEGD; encoded by the coding sequence ATGGACAATCCCGCGTTAGGCGGCGGAGACGACGGCGGGGATGGACCTGGAGCTGGAGCTGGAGGCGGTGAAGACATTGGGCCTGGACTTTCGCTTGGAGGCGATGGTGGGCTGTCGGGCATTGGGCCTGGGGCTGGGCTCAGTTCCATTGGCGGCGGAGATGCCATCATCGGTGGGGGGGTGGCGGAAGGAGTCGCTGCCGGTGGAGTTGAGATGCTAGGCGGGGGTGAAGCTGCAGGGGGAGGTGTGGTCGGGGGAAGTGCTACTGGCGGTGGGGTTGACGGGGGAGGTGCGGCGGAGGAGGCGGGACCTGGAGAAGGGGAGGGAGATTGA